The Castanea sativa cultivar Marrone di Chiusa Pesio chromosome 11, ASM4071231v1 genome contains a region encoding:
- the LOC142615341 gene encoding uncharacterized protein LOC142615341 yields MVDTQTVCCMCGDVGFSDKLFRCNKCRHRFQHSYCSNYYSEFAEPIELCDWCQSEEKTTKQGSSSKKSAASIDTGITSRSEYSGDKIKQQQDREAENSEKGKSPTPSPRTATRRYKLLKDVMC; encoded by the exons ATGGTGGACACCCAGACTGTGTGCTGCATGTGCGGCGACGTGGGCTTCTCTGACAAACTCTTCCGCTGCAACAAGTGCCGCCACCGCTTTCAACACTC GTATTGTAGTAACTACTACAGCGAATTCGCTGAGCCGATTGAACTTTGCGATTGGTGCCAAAGTGAGGAGAAAACCACAAAACAAGGCAGCTCTTCCAAGAAATCTGCGGCCTCAATCGACACCGGAATCACAAGCCGGTCTGAGTATTCAGGCGACAAAATCAAGCAGCAGCAGGATCGTGAAGCTGAGAACTCCGAGAAGGGAAAGAGTCCAACACCTTCACCACGAACAGCTACGCGCAGGTACAAGCTTCTCAAGGATGTAATGTGTTGa